In Salvelinus namaycush isolate Seneca unplaced genomic scaffold, SaNama_1.0 Scaffold25, whole genome shotgun sequence, a single genomic region encodes these proteins:
- the LOC120039057 gene encoding forkhead box protein I1-ema-like: protein MASFEPQGQSPPCCGPQFPSLGQEPPELSMYSDCYYPPPSLPSPQRTTPTSYDYSTSSPNPYLWFNGSGINAPPYLATTGPPGNPGPPFVPQHYGMQRPYLGPGGTGVPGGELGWFSLPSQEDLMKLVRPPYSYSALIAMAIHGAPERRLTLSQIYQYVADNFPFYNKSKAGWQNSIRHNLSLNDCFKKVPRDEDDPGKGNYWTLDPNCEKMFDNGNFRRKRKRKSDSLSGGEGGSGGSEPGDPNNRGSPEPPSNHGIDMSPTPERIPTPSTTGPTPCLSSFLSEMSGVVSGGANEIVGDSLNRALPITLTLDGTQRPTQPGGFGSYSPSSGASEWASQLPPPPGLSSPTHSSLGYSSPILSQFNGHFYPGLGSASILYPREGTEV, encoded by the exons ATGGCGTCGTTCGAACCTCAGGGCCAGTCTCCTCCTTGCTGTGGCCCCCAGTTCCCCAGCCTGGGCCAGGAACCTCCAGAACTCAGCATGTACAGTGACTGCTACTACCCCCCTCCTTCGCTCCCCAGCCCCCAGCGCACCACCCCCACCTCCTATGACTACAGCACCTCCTCCCCCAACCCTTACCTGTGGTTTAACGGATCCGGCATCAACGCTCCCCCATACCTGGCCACCACCGGGCCCCCAGGTAACCCCGGGCCCCCTTTCGTTCCCCAGCACTATGGGATGCAGAGGCCTTACCTGGGGCCCGGCGGGACAGGGGTCCCTGGGGGGGAGCTGGGCTGGTTCTCTCTGCCCTCACAGGAAGACCTGATGAAGCTGGTCCGCCCGCCCTACTCCTACTCCGCTCTCATCGCCATGGCGATCCACGGCGCCCCGGAGCGGCGGCTGACCCTGAGTCAGATCTACCAGTACGTGGCCGATAACTTCCCCTTCTACAACAAGAGCAAGGCTGGCTGGCAGAACTCCATCAGGCACAACCTGTCACTCAACGACTGCTTCAAGAAGGTCCCCAGAGACGAGGACGACCCTG gtAAGGGTAACTATTGgacactagacccaaactgtgAGAAGATGTTTGACAATGGAAACTTCCGTCGTAAAAGGAAGAGGAAGTCTGATTCGCTgtctggaggagagggggggtcAGGGGGGTCGGAGCCAGGTGACCCCAACAACCGGGGGAGCCCCGAACCCCCCAGCAACCACGGGATCGACATGTCTCCCACGCCAGAGAGAATCCCCACCCCTTCAACCACAGGTCCCACCCCTTGCTTGAGCAGCTTCCTGTCTGAGATGTCTGGAGTGGTGTCAGGGGGAGCCAATGAGATCGTAGGAGATTCGCTGAACCGGGCCCTCCCCATAACCCTTACCCTGGATGGGACCCAGAGGCCTACACAGCCTGGGGGTTTTGGTAGTTACTCCCCCAGCTCGGGTGCTTCGGAGTGGGCTTCCCAGCTGCCGCCTCCCCCTGGCCTCTCCTCGCCCACCCACTCTTCCCTGGGTTACAGCAGCCCCATCCTCAGCCAGTTCAATGGGCATTTCTACCCCGGCTTGGGCTCAGCAAGCATCCTATACCCACGGGAAGGCACAGAGGTCTGA